One Buteo buteo chromosome 4, bButBut1.hap1.1, whole genome shotgun sequence DNA segment encodes these proteins:
- the LEP gene encoding leptin, with amino-acid sequence MRWPGVSLWGLLWLWVPLAGGRPVRLEKVQADTRNLTRTLSTRIQQLQLFPLRMKISGLEAIPGEGAPEGLGAMDHRLQLFQRLLGGLAAGNLPLAQIANDMENLRSLLAALATHLGCPPLRTPPGPPGPPALSDLLVEAPHTAAGLALARLRVCLDGIAARLDGLPAC; translated from the exons ATGCGGTGGCCCGGCGTGTCCCTCTGGGGTCTCCTCTGGCTGTGGGTGCCGCTGGCCGGTGGCCGTCCCGTCCGGCTGGAGAAGGTCCAGGCGGACACCAGGAACCTCACCCGCACCCTCAGCACCCGcatccagcagctgcag ctcttccCCCTGAGAATGAAGATCAGCGGGCTGGAGGCCATCCCGGGGGAGGGGGCTcccgaggggctgggggccatGGACCACCGTCTCCAGCTCTTCCAGCGCCTGCTGGGCGGCCTGGCGGCCGGCAACCTGCCGCTGGCCCAGATCGCCAACGACATGGAGAACCTCCGCAGCCTCCTGGCCGCCCTGGCCACCCACCTGGGCTGCCCCCCGCTCCgcacccccccgggacccccaggaccccccgcTTTATCCGACTTGCTGGTCGAAGCACCCCACACCGCCGCCGGGCTGGCCCTGGCGCGGCTTCGCGTTTGCCTGGACGGCATCGCCGCCCGCCTCGACGGCCTCCCCGCCTGCTAG